The following are encoded in a window of Arctopsyche grandis isolate Sample6627 chromosome 4, ASM5162203v2, whole genome shotgun sequence genomic DNA:
- the LOC143911269 gene encoding uncharacterized protein LOC143911269 isoform X3, giving the protein MAEMNGNQANVAQLDIANAMNAQNEKAISTNKTSEAIVDSPPVNNNAENVSTTPLASKANGNILVLSENITIDSDTPVARIKEIENQSIPNDSSKNIDQQAIVLPENVEICVPGEEAKLVSQNQSISIDSSINTEQQENVLPENVEISVSKEEAKLVSENQSIPNNSSINSEPQANSLLENVDMPVPKDESKFISQEEWAKRESALLEKISMMEKVQDINSNKGLQLQLQVKSEENEILKAKVINLETELSAVLKKPNAKNKDIVSKIKKQHDELLTKARGMIFDKTKMIKNQELQIEALTSQVSSLKDVIRITKDLLGIRNLEVTHLQERLEIMDLKIQSEKERHALMAKKIETGTKLNETLKTEYQTQLYLFRDLKSKYEEKFKALENSGNQPSSSKE; this is encoded by the exons ATGGCCGAGATGAATGGAAACCAAGCAAATGTAGCACAACTTGATATTGCTAATGCAATGAATGCTCAAAATGAAAAAGCAATAAGCACAAATAAAACTAGTGAGGCCATTGTTGACAGTCCACCAGTTAATAATAATGCTGAAAATGTATCTACTACTCCGTTGGCATCTAAAGCGAATGGTAACATCCTGGTTCTCAGCGAAAATATAACGATTGATTCTGATACTCCAGTTGCTCGAATCAAAGAAATTGAG AATCAGTCGATTCCCAATGATAGCagtaaaaatattgatcaacaGGCGATTGTTTTACCAGAAAATGTAGAAATTTGTGTACCAGGGGAAGAGGCTAAACTTGTCAGCCAG AATCAGTCGATTAGTATCGATAGCAGTATAAATACTGAACAACAGGAAAATGTTTTACCAGAAAATGTAGAAATCAGTGTATCCAAGGAAGAGGCTAAACTTGTCAGCGAG AATCAATCGATTCCTAACAATAGCAGTATAAATTCTGAGCCTCAGGCGAATAGTTTGCTGGAAAATGTAGATATGCCTGTACCCAAAGATGAGTCTAAATTCATAAGCCAG GAAGAATGGGCAAAAAGAGAAAGTGCACTGCtagaaaaaatttcaatgatggAAAAAGTTCAAGATATTAACAGTAACAAAGGCTTACAGTTACAGTTGCAA GTTAAATCCGAGGAAAACGAAATACTCAAAGCAAAGGTAATTAATCTGGAAACTGAACTGAGCGCTGTTTTAAAGAAACCAAACGCGAAAAACAAAGATATTGTCTCCAAAATTAAAAAGCAACATGACGag CTTTTGACGAAAGCGAGAGGGATGATATTTGATAAAACGAAAATGATCAAGAACCAAGAGTTACAAATTGAGGCTCTTACTTCACAAGTATCTTCTTTGAAAGATGTTATACGCATAACCAAAGATCTTTTGGGTATTAGAAATTTAGAGGTTACGCATTTACAG GAGAGGTTGGAAATTATGGATCTGAAGATTCAATCCGAAAAGGAAAGACATGCATTGATGGCAAAGAAGATAGAGACAGGAACAAAACTTAACGAAACCTTGAAAACAGAATATCAAACTCAACTGTACCTGTTTAGG gaTTTGAAAtctaaatatgaagaaaaattcAAAGCACTGGAAAACAGCGGTAACCAACCCAGCAGCAGTAAAGAATGA
- the LOC143911269 gene encoding uncharacterized protein LOC143911269 isoform X1 — MAEMNGNQANVAQLDIANAMNAQNEKAISTNKTSEAIVDSPPVNNNAENVSTTPLASKANGNILVLSENITIDSDTPVARIKEIENPSVSNNDIVSTDQQMENLLENVKIPVSEEEPKLTTQNQSIPNDSSKNIDQQAIVLPENVEICVPGEEAKLVSQNQSISIDSSINTEQQENVLPENVEISVSKEEAKLVSENQSIPNNSSINSEPQANSLLENVDMPVPKDESKFISQEEWAKRESALLEKISMMEKVQDINSNKGLQLQLQVKSEENEILKAKVINLETELSAVLKKPNAKNKDIVSKIKKQHDELLTKARGMIFDKTKMIKNQELQIEALTSQVSSLKDVIRITKDLLGIRNLEVTHLQERLEIMDLKIQSEKERHALMAKKIETGTKLNETLKTEYQTQLYLFRDLKSKYEEKFKALENSGNQPSSSKE; from the exons ATGGCCGAGATGAATGGAAACCAAGCAAATGTAGCACAACTTGATATTGCTAATGCAATGAATGCTCAAAATGAAAAAGCAATAAGCACAAATAAAACTAGTGAGGCCATTGTTGACAGTCCACCAGTTAATAATAATGCTGAAAATGTATCTACTACTCCGTTGGCATCTAAAGCGAATGGTAACATCCTGGTTCTCAGCGAAAATATAACGATTGATTCTGATACTCCAGTTGCTCGAATCAAAGAAATTGAG AATCCATCGGTTTCCAATAATGATATTGTAAGTACTGATCAGCAGATGGAAAATTTATtggaaaatgtaaaaatacCGGTTTCTGAAGAAGAACCTAAATTAACAACGcag AATCAGTCGATTCCCAATGATAGCagtaaaaatattgatcaacaGGCGATTGTTTTACCAGAAAATGTAGAAATTTGTGTACCAGGGGAAGAGGCTAAACTTGTCAGCCAG AATCAGTCGATTAGTATCGATAGCAGTATAAATACTGAACAACAGGAAAATGTTTTACCAGAAAATGTAGAAATCAGTGTATCCAAGGAAGAGGCTAAACTTGTCAGCGAG AATCAATCGATTCCTAACAATAGCAGTATAAATTCTGAGCCTCAGGCGAATAGTTTGCTGGAAAATGTAGATATGCCTGTACCCAAAGATGAGTCTAAATTCATAAGCCAG GAAGAATGGGCAAAAAGAGAAAGTGCACTGCtagaaaaaatttcaatgatggAAAAAGTTCAAGATATTAACAGTAACAAAGGCTTACAGTTACAGTTGCAA GTTAAATCCGAGGAAAACGAAATACTCAAAGCAAAGGTAATTAATCTGGAAACTGAACTGAGCGCTGTTTTAAAGAAACCAAACGCGAAAAACAAAGATATTGTCTCCAAAATTAAAAAGCAACATGACGag CTTTTGACGAAAGCGAGAGGGATGATATTTGATAAAACGAAAATGATCAAGAACCAAGAGTTACAAATTGAGGCTCTTACTTCACAAGTATCTTCTTTGAAAGATGTTATACGCATAACCAAAGATCTTTTGGGTATTAGAAATTTAGAGGTTACGCATTTACAG GAGAGGTTGGAAATTATGGATCTGAAGATTCAATCCGAAAAGGAAAGACATGCATTGATGGCAAAGAAGATAGAGACAGGAACAAAACTTAACGAAACCTTGAAAACAGAATATCAAACTCAACTGTACCTGTTTAGG gaTTTGAAAtctaaatatgaagaaaaattcAAAGCACTGGAAAACAGCGGTAACCAACCCAGCAGCAGTAAAGAATGA
- the Tim17b gene encoding translocase of the inner mitochondrial membrane 17b — MDEYAREPCPWRILDDCGGAFLMGAIGGGIFHSIKGFRNAPSGFNKRLVGSLTAIKHRSPIIAGNFGVWGGVFSTVDCTLVHIRKKEDPWNSIMSGAITGGVLAARNGAPAMLGSAVVGGVLLALIEGVGIMLSRITAEQFSPQAPIFEDPSALGAPGLASQN, encoded by the exons ATGGATGAGTACGCACGAGAACCGTGCCCGTGGAGAATACTCGATGACTGTGGCGGCGCCTTTTTGATGGGAGCAATTGGCGGAGGCATTTTCCATTCCATCAAAGGCTTTCGTAATGCTCCATCCGGATTCAACAAAAGATTG gTTGGCAGTTTAACTGCCATAAAACATAGATCTCCCATCATTGCTGGAAATTTCGGTGTCTGGGGTGGAGTATTCTCAACAGTCGATTGCACATTGGTACACATAAGAAAAAAGGAAGATCCCTGGAACTCCATAATGAGCGGTGCTATAACTGGCGGCGTTCTAGCAGCTCGAAATG gTGCACCAGCCATGTTAGGCAGTGCTGTCGTTGGTGGTGTATTGTTAGCTCTAATTGAAGGCGTTGGAATAATGTTATCAAGAATAACTGCTGAGCAATTTAGTCCACAAGCTCCCATATTCGAAGATCCTTCAGCTCTCGGTGCACCAGGGCTTGCTTCTCAAAATtag
- the LOC143911269 gene encoding uncharacterized protein LOC143911269 isoform X2, whose product MAEMNGNQANVAQLDIANAMNAQNEKAISTNKTSEAIVDSPPVNNNAENVSTTPLASKANGNILVLSENITIDSDTPVARIKEIENPSVSNNDIVSTDQQMENLLENVKIPVSEEEPKLTTQNQSIPNDSSKNIDQQAIVLPENVEICVPGEEAKLVSQNQSISIDSSINTEQQENVLPENVEISVSKEEAKLNQSIPNNSSINSEPQANSLLENVDMPVPKDESKFISQEEWAKRESALLEKISMMEKVQDINSNKGLQLQLQVKSEENEILKAKVINLETELSAVLKKPNAKNKDIVSKIKKQHDELLTKARGMIFDKTKMIKNQELQIEALTSQVSSLKDVIRITKDLLGIRNLEVTHLQERLEIMDLKIQSEKERHALMAKKIETGTKLNETLKTEYQTQLYLFRDLKSKYEEKFKALENSGNQPSSSKE is encoded by the exons ATGGCCGAGATGAATGGAAACCAAGCAAATGTAGCACAACTTGATATTGCTAATGCAATGAATGCTCAAAATGAAAAAGCAATAAGCACAAATAAAACTAGTGAGGCCATTGTTGACAGTCCACCAGTTAATAATAATGCTGAAAATGTATCTACTACTCCGTTGGCATCTAAAGCGAATGGTAACATCCTGGTTCTCAGCGAAAATATAACGATTGATTCTGATACTCCAGTTGCTCGAATCAAAGAAATTGAG AATCCATCGGTTTCCAATAATGATATTGTAAGTACTGATCAGCAGATGGAAAATTTATtggaaaatgtaaaaatacCGGTTTCTGAAGAAGAACCTAAATTAACAACGcag AATCAGTCGATTCCCAATGATAGCagtaaaaatattgatcaacaGGCGATTGTTTTACCAGAAAATGTAGAAATTTGTGTACCAGGGGAAGAGGCTAAACTTGTCAGCCAG AATCAGTCGATTAGTATCGATAGCAGTATAAATACTGAACAACAGGAAAATGTTTTACCAGAAAATGTAGAAATCAGTGTATCCAAGGAAGAGGCTAAACTT AATCAATCGATTCCTAACAATAGCAGTATAAATTCTGAGCCTCAGGCGAATAGTTTGCTGGAAAATGTAGATATGCCTGTACCCAAAGATGAGTCTAAATTCATAAGCCAG GAAGAATGGGCAAAAAGAGAAAGTGCACTGCtagaaaaaatttcaatgatggAAAAAGTTCAAGATATTAACAGTAACAAAGGCTTACAGTTACAGTTGCAA GTTAAATCCGAGGAAAACGAAATACTCAAAGCAAAGGTAATTAATCTGGAAACTGAACTGAGCGCTGTTTTAAAGAAACCAAACGCGAAAAACAAAGATATTGTCTCCAAAATTAAAAAGCAACATGACGag CTTTTGACGAAAGCGAGAGGGATGATATTTGATAAAACGAAAATGATCAAGAACCAAGAGTTACAAATTGAGGCTCTTACTTCACAAGTATCTTCTTTGAAAGATGTTATACGCATAACCAAAGATCTTTTGGGTATTAGAAATTTAGAGGTTACGCATTTACAG GAGAGGTTGGAAATTATGGATCTGAAGATTCAATCCGAAAAGGAAAGACATGCATTGATGGCAAAGAAGATAGAGACAGGAACAAAACTTAACGAAACCTTGAAAACAGAATATCAAACTCAACTGTACCTGTTTAGG gaTTTGAAAtctaaatatgaagaaaaattcAAAGCACTGGAAAACAGCGGTAACCAACCCAGCAGCAGTAAAGAATGA
- the Polr1H gene encoding RNA polymerase I subunit RpI12 — translation MSGFCPRCGSILPLPSNRPTINCYCCNDPHKIDVYGDMKVEYSIYFNQIDTPKELREKSMSKRIKKEADLEGPVVERKCPACSNEKMSYATLQLRSADEGQTVFYTCTKCKFKETENS, via the exons ATGTCTGGATTTTGCCCAAGATGTGGCTCAATTCTTCCGTTGCCTTCAAATCGACCTActattaattgctattgttgCAATGATCCCCATAAAATCGAcg tTTATGGTGATATGAAAGtagaatattctatatattttaatcaaattgatACGCCCAAGGAATTGCGAGAGAAAAGTATGTCAAAACGAATAAAGAAAGAGGCAGATTTAGAAGGTCCAGTTGTCGAAAGGAAATGTCCAGCTTGCAGTAATGAAAAAATGTCATATGCTACTTTACAATTGAGATCCGCTGATGAAGGCCAAACagttttttatacatgtacCAAGTGCAA ATTTAAAGAGACGGAAAATtcttaa